A region of Macrobrachium nipponense isolate FS-2020 chromosome 7, ASM1510439v2, whole genome shotgun sequence DNA encodes the following proteins:
- the LOC135216969 gene encoding mucin-2-like isoform X1, whose protein sequence is MRWALQPRAREQILEDHSPSRELPGNMLLSKTGILVSQMLVSILVLGPEAEGSLAQHQSGHNLPEISFPFVVIDARQPFSMAVLKPNLPVPLQQTLPALSQNFSNDLVTPQLISQTFPNSSPVSSQINHRENSGLSGSFLQTRGTLQMENSSDPQSLFSLLPGVAGATGSSTLHLQQKPNQVITEAQSLSPVSSSLPSASSLPPNPIVVIPLSSAHTEQMMVSSFGGREASLPPILQPLVPTSQSPNVVIDTTVAMAPLIISPTGETAATGIATPVTPAITISSPSAVQFEVSQLAKEDNTTTPALNTNANPDTTKFVNIDLDFVLTSRDSVAIAQEENVTSVEGFSDGELFPQTQFSARTGNVADLSIIESQINNEQEMVHVTPVSNVQETNSNTKSSNGQITASESNKGNGQVTEPEVDMDRAQEIDLEAHISSANNDEVTGLLTDSGSFLTDNNALTLSNESTNEIRGRIMPNAEEVTARRLANIARSKVPNIPSTTTPTTSIPTVTTHATTEHISAFSTEQGNLGLENRQQQVTLQSDPVPIHSIAQVFQSISRAAIRNVAQAAALSQFQSKHSGVPSA, encoded by the exons ATGCGCTGGGCGTTGCAACCGAGAGCGAGAGAACAGATTCTGGAGGACCATTCACCGTCGAGAGAGCTTCCTGGCAACATGCTGTTGTCTAAG ACTGGAATCCTGGTTAGCCAGATGTTGGTTTCGATCCTAGTTTTGGGACCTGAAGCAGAAGGGTCCTTAGCCCAACATCAGAGCGGTCATAATCTGCCCGAGATCAGTTTTCCA ttcGTTGTTATTGATGCTCGTCAACCTTTCAGCATGGCAGTTTTGAAACCTAACTTACCAGTGCCACTGCAGCAGACGCTACCTGCTTTATCACAAAATTTTTCGAACGATCTTGTAACTCCTCAGTTAATTTCTCAGACGTTTCCTAAcagctctccagtaagtagtcagATAAATCATAGAGAAAACTCTGGATTATCTGGCTCTTTTTTGCAAACCAGAGGTACTTTGCAAATGGAAAATTCATCAGATCCACAGTCTTTGTTCTCACTTCTTCCTGGAGTTGCTGGAGCAACAGGTTCGAGTACCTTACATCTTCAACAGAAACCAAATCAGGTTATAACTGAAGCTCAGTCTTTATCCCCAGTGTCATCAAGTCTCCCTTCCGCATCATCGCTTCCTCCAAATCCTATAGTTGTAATACCACTGTCTTCTGCACACACGGAGCAGATGATGGTTTCTTCATTTGGTGGAAGAGAAGCCTCTTTACCACCTATTTTGCAGCCACTTGTACCCACTTCTCAATCACCAAACGTTGTTATTGACACCACCGTAGCCATGGCACCTCTCATTATATCACCGACTGGAGAAACAGCAGCGACAGGAATTGCAACACCAGTGACACCAGCTATAACAATATCAAGCCCATCTGCAGTGCAATTTGAAGTGTCTCAACTTGCCAAAGAAGACAACACTACTACTCCTGCCTTAAATACTAATGCAAATCCAGATACCACAAAATTCGTAAACATTGATTTGGACTTTGTTTTAACAAGCCGCGATTCTGTGGCCATCGCCCAGGAAGAAAATGTCACTTCTGTTGAAGGTTTTAGTGATGGAGAGCTTTTCCCTCAGACTCAGTTCAGTGCTCGAACTGGGAATGTGGCTGATTTGTCAATTATCGAGTCACAGATAAACAATGAACAAGAAATGGTTCATGTCACACCAGTAAGCAATGTACAAGAGACTAATTCAAATACAAAATCAAGCAATGGTCAAATCACAGCTTCAGAAAGTAACAAAGGCAATGGCCAAGTTACAGAGCCTGAAGTTGACATGGACAGAGCTCAAGAGATAGACCTTGAAGCACATATAAGCAGTGCTAACAACGATGAAGTAACTGGCCTTCTTACAGATTCTGGGAGCTTTCTCACAGATAATAATGCATTAACGTTAAGCAATGAAAGTACCAATGAAATCAGGGGAAGGATCATGCCAAACGCAGAAGAGGTAACTGCTCGCCGTCTCGCAAATATTGCTCGTTCTAAGGTTCCAAATATACCATCTACAACAACCCCTACTACTTCTATACCGACAGTAACTACGCATGCAACGACAGAACATATTTCAGCTTTTTCAACAGAGCAGGGAAATTTAGGACTTGAGAATAGACAGCAACAAGTAACGTTACAAAGCGACCCAGTGCCTATTCATTCAATTGCACAAGTTTTCCAAAGTATTTCAAGAGCTGCTATCAGGAATGTGGCTCAAGCAGCAGCATTGTCACAGTTTCAGAGCAAACATTCCGGGGTGCCATCAGCATAG
- the LOC135216969 gene encoding mucin-2-like isoform X3, with product MEKSTFVVIDARQPFSMAVLKPNLPVPLQQTLPALSQNFSNDLVTPQLISQTFPNSSPVSSQINHRENSGLSGSFLQTRGTLQMENSSDPQSLFSLLPGVAGATGSSTLHLQQKPNQVITEAQSLSPVSSSLPSASSLPPNPIVVIPLSSAHTEQMMVSSFGGREASLPPILQPLVPTSQSPNVVIDTTVAMAPLIISPTGETAATGIATPVTPAITISSPSAVQFEVSQLAKEDNTTTPALNTNANPDTTKFVNIDLDFVLTSRDSVAIAQEENVTSVEGFSDGELFPQTQFSARTGNVADLSIIESQINNEQEMVHVTPVSNVQETNSNTKSSNGQITASESNKGNGQVTEPEVDMDRAQEIDLEAHISSANNDEVTGLLTDSGSFLTDNNALTLSNESTNEIRGRIMPNAEEVTARRLANIARSKVPNIPSTTTPTTSIPTVTTHATTEHISAFSTEQGNLGLENRQQQVTLQSDPVPIHSIAQVFQSISRAAIRNVAQAAALSQFQSKHSGVPSA from the exons ATGGAAAAAAGTACA ttcGTTGTTATTGATGCTCGTCAACCTTTCAGCATGGCAGTTTTGAAACCTAACTTACCAGTGCCACTGCAGCAGACGCTACCTGCTTTATCACAAAATTTTTCGAACGATCTTGTAACTCCTCAGTTAATTTCTCAGACGTTTCCTAAcagctctccagtaagtagtcagATAAATCATAGAGAAAACTCTGGATTATCTGGCTCTTTTTTGCAAACCAGAGGTACTTTGCAAATGGAAAATTCATCAGATCCACAGTCTTTGTTCTCACTTCTTCCTGGAGTTGCTGGAGCAACAGGTTCGAGTACCTTACATCTTCAACAGAAACCAAATCAGGTTATAACTGAAGCTCAGTCTTTATCCCCAGTGTCATCAAGTCTCCCTTCCGCATCATCGCTTCCTCCAAATCCTATAGTTGTAATACCACTGTCTTCTGCACACACGGAGCAGATGATGGTTTCTTCATTTGGTGGAAGAGAAGCCTCTTTACCACCTATTTTGCAGCCACTTGTACCCACTTCTCAATCACCAAACGTTGTTATTGACACCACCGTAGCCATGGCACCTCTCATTATATCACCGACTGGAGAAACAGCAGCGACAGGAATTGCAACACCAGTGACACCAGCTATAACAATATCAAGCCCATCTGCAGTGCAATTTGAAGTGTCTCAACTTGCCAAAGAAGACAACACTACTACTCCTGCCTTAAATACTAATGCAAATCCAGATACCACAAAATTCGTAAACATTGATTTGGACTTTGTTTTAACAAGCCGCGATTCTGTGGCCATCGCCCAGGAAGAAAATGTCACTTCTGTTGAAGGTTTTAGTGATGGAGAGCTTTTCCCTCAGACTCAGTTCAGTGCTCGAACTGGGAATGTGGCTGATTTGTCAATTATCGAGTCACAGATAAACAATGAACAAGAAATGGTTCATGTCACACCAGTAAGCAATGTACAAGAGACTAATTCAAATACAAAATCAAGCAATGGTCAAATCACAGCTTCAGAAAGTAACAAAGGCAATGGCCAAGTTACAGAGCCTGAAGTTGACATGGACAGAGCTCAAGAGATAGACCTTGAAGCACATATAAGCAGTGCTAACAACGATGAAGTAACTGGCCTTCTTACAGATTCTGGGAGCTTTCTCACAGATAATAATGCATTAACGTTAAGCAATGAAAGTACCAATGAAATCAGGGGAAGGATCATGCCAAACGCAGAAGAGGTAACTGCTCGCCGTCTCGCAAATATTGCTCGTTCTAAGGTTCCAAATATACCATCTACAACAACCCCTACTACTTCTATACCGACAGTAACTACGCATGCAACGACAGAACATATTTCAGCTTTTTCAACAGAGCAGGGAAATTTAGGACTTGAGAATAGACAGCAACAAGTAACGTTACAAAGCGACCCAGTGCCTATTCATTCAATTGCACAAGTTTTCCAAAGTATTTCAAGAGCTGCTATCAGGAATGTGGCTCAAGCAGCAGCATTGTCACAGTTTCAGAGCAAACATTCCGGGGTGCCATCAGCATAG
- the LOC135216969 gene encoding mucin-2-like isoform X2 has product MLVSILVLGPEAEGSLAQHQSGHNLPEISFPFVVIDARQPFSMAVLKPNLPVPLQQTLPALSQNFSNDLVTPQLISQTFPNSSPVSSQINHRENSGLSGSFLQTRGTLQMENSSDPQSLFSLLPGVAGATGSSTLHLQQKPNQVITEAQSLSPVSSSLPSASSLPPNPIVVIPLSSAHTEQMMVSSFGGREASLPPILQPLVPTSQSPNVVIDTTVAMAPLIISPTGETAATGIATPVTPAITISSPSAVQFEVSQLAKEDNTTTPALNTNANPDTTKFVNIDLDFVLTSRDSVAIAQEENVTSVEGFSDGELFPQTQFSARTGNVADLSIIESQINNEQEMVHVTPVSNVQETNSNTKSSNGQITASESNKGNGQVTEPEVDMDRAQEIDLEAHISSANNDEVTGLLTDSGSFLTDNNALTLSNESTNEIRGRIMPNAEEVTARRLANIARSKVPNIPSTTTPTTSIPTVTTHATTEHISAFSTEQGNLGLENRQQQVTLQSDPVPIHSIAQVFQSISRAAIRNVAQAAALSQFQSKHSGVPSA; this is encoded by the exons ATGTTGGTTTCGATCCTAGTTTTGGGACCTGAAGCAGAAGGGTCCTTAGCCCAACATCAGAGCGGTCATAATCTGCCCGAGATCAGTTTTCCA ttcGTTGTTATTGATGCTCGTCAACCTTTCAGCATGGCAGTTTTGAAACCTAACTTACCAGTGCCACTGCAGCAGACGCTACCTGCTTTATCACAAAATTTTTCGAACGATCTTGTAACTCCTCAGTTAATTTCTCAGACGTTTCCTAAcagctctccagtaagtagtcagATAAATCATAGAGAAAACTCTGGATTATCTGGCTCTTTTTTGCAAACCAGAGGTACTTTGCAAATGGAAAATTCATCAGATCCACAGTCTTTGTTCTCACTTCTTCCTGGAGTTGCTGGAGCAACAGGTTCGAGTACCTTACATCTTCAACAGAAACCAAATCAGGTTATAACTGAAGCTCAGTCTTTATCCCCAGTGTCATCAAGTCTCCCTTCCGCATCATCGCTTCCTCCAAATCCTATAGTTGTAATACCACTGTCTTCTGCACACACGGAGCAGATGATGGTTTCTTCATTTGGTGGAAGAGAAGCCTCTTTACCACCTATTTTGCAGCCACTTGTACCCACTTCTCAATCACCAAACGTTGTTATTGACACCACCGTAGCCATGGCACCTCTCATTATATCACCGACTGGAGAAACAGCAGCGACAGGAATTGCAACACCAGTGACACCAGCTATAACAATATCAAGCCCATCTGCAGTGCAATTTGAAGTGTCTCAACTTGCCAAAGAAGACAACACTACTACTCCTGCCTTAAATACTAATGCAAATCCAGATACCACAAAATTCGTAAACATTGATTTGGACTTTGTTTTAACAAGCCGCGATTCTGTGGCCATCGCCCAGGAAGAAAATGTCACTTCTGTTGAAGGTTTTAGTGATGGAGAGCTTTTCCCTCAGACTCAGTTCAGTGCTCGAACTGGGAATGTGGCTGATTTGTCAATTATCGAGTCACAGATAAACAATGAACAAGAAATGGTTCATGTCACACCAGTAAGCAATGTACAAGAGACTAATTCAAATACAAAATCAAGCAATGGTCAAATCACAGCTTCAGAAAGTAACAAAGGCAATGGCCAAGTTACAGAGCCTGAAGTTGACATGGACAGAGCTCAAGAGATAGACCTTGAAGCACATATAAGCAGTGCTAACAACGATGAAGTAACTGGCCTTCTTACAGATTCTGGGAGCTTTCTCACAGATAATAATGCATTAACGTTAAGCAATGAAAGTACCAATGAAATCAGGGGAAGGATCATGCCAAACGCAGAAGAGGTAACTGCTCGCCGTCTCGCAAATATTGCTCGTTCTAAGGTTCCAAATATACCATCTACAACAACCCCTACTACTTCTATACCGACAGTAACTACGCATGCAACGACAGAACATATTTCAGCTTTTTCAACAGAGCAGGGAAATTTAGGACTTGAGAATAGACAGCAACAAGTAACGTTACAAAGCGACCCAGTGCCTATTCATTCAATTGCACAAGTTTTCCAAAGTATTTCAAGAGCTGCTATCAGGAATGTGGCTCAAGCAGCAGCATTGTCACAGTTTCAGAGCAAACATTCCGGGGTGCCATCAGCATAG